One window from the genome of Aptenodytes patagonicus chromosome 4, bAptPat1.pri.cur, whole genome shotgun sequence encodes:
- the CXXC4 gene encoding CXXC-type zinc finger protein 4 — protein MNTNVCVESGPNPEAPGLPKDSHLPEGALNSLVDYNSEMERYRSFATFYKTNGGAFPQAAKIARITTPIFPSAAAAAAARIGMSPWNCDTATAAAATAMLWGSGGGGGGGAAGGARKPSSAAAAASASAAAAAASSLHAGRGGMHHRGDSQRLGKPGCPPAEQPALPMANGNFLSTLSPEHCRPLAGECMNKLKCGAAEAEIMNLPERVGTFSAIPALGGLSLPPGVIVMTALHSPAAASAAVTDSAFQIANLADCPQSHASASPASAAGAGAGNPAKKKRKRCGVCVPCKRLINCGVCSSCRNRKTGHQICKFRKCEELKKKPGTSLERTPVPSAEAFRWFF, from the exons ATGAACACCAACGTGTGCGTGGAGAGCGGCCCCAACCCCGAGGCGCCGGGGCTGCCCAAGGACAGCCACCTGCCCGAGGGGGCCCTCAACAGCCTTGTGGATTACAACTCGGAGATGGAGAGGTACCGCTCCTTCGCCACCTTCTACAAGACCAACGGCGGCGCCTTCCCCCAGGCGGCCAAGATCGCCCGCATCACCACCCCCATCttccccagcgccgccgccgccgccgccgcccgcatcGGCATGTCCCCCTGGAACTGCGACACCgccacggccgccgccgccaccgccatgctctggggcagcggcggcggcggcggcggcggcgcggcgggcggcgcgagGAAgccctcctccgccgccgccgccgcctccgcctccgcggccgccgccgccgcctcctcgctGCACGCCGGCAGGGGCGGCATGCACCACCGGGGCGATTCGCAGCGGCTGGGCAAGCCCGGCTGCCCGCCGGccgagcagcccgccctgcccaTGGCGAACGGCAACTTCCTCTCCACCCTCTCCCCCGAGCACTGCCGGCCGCTGGCCGGCGAGTGCATGAACAAGCTCAAGTGCGGCGCCGCCGAAGCCGAGATCATGAACCTCCCCGAGCGCGTCGGCACCTTCTCGGCCATCCCGGCGCTGGGcggcctctccctgccccccggGGTCATCGTCATGACGGCCCTGCACTCCCCCGCCGCGGCCTCGGCCGCCGTCACAGACAGCGCCTTCCAGATCGCCAACCTGGCGGACTGCCCGCAGAGCCACGCCTCGGCCTCGCCCGCCTCCGC ggccggggccggggcgggcaaCCCCGCCAAGAAGAAGCGGAAACGCTGCGGGGTGTGCGTGCCCTGCAAGCGGCTCATCAACTGTGGAGTCTGCAGCAGTTGCAGGAACCGCAAAACGGGACACCAGATCTGCAAATTTAGGAAATGTGAAGAGCTTAAGAAAAAACCGGGCACTTCGCTAGAG